The following proteins come from a genomic window of Plectropomus leopardus isolate mb chromosome 11, YSFRI_Pleo_2.0, whole genome shotgun sequence:
- the ptprja gene encoding receptor-type tyrosine-protein phosphatase eta isoform X3 has translation MFHCHLFYIAFASLSSEPEVVRNLNVSEITTSSVSLTWTKPEGKSSFYRVQWTDGNVTDSGNVTEAHINITNLTAGVQYEITVTAVAGDSSTEGRSEAVSQYTKPEVVRNLNVSEITTSSVSLSWTEPEGKSSFYRVQWIDGNLNHSRILNETHINITDLTAGEQYNFTIVSVAGDQKTLGEAKTISLYTKPEVVRNLNVSEITTSSISLMWTKPEGKSSFYRVQWTHGNVTGRDNVTEAHKNITNLTAGVQYEITVTAVAGDSSTEGRSEAISQYTRPGQIGKHTDFTNTSSIFVNWTSPPGEVFLYRVEWHNNGVLLIIYTNNTFTVLSDLIPGTTYIITITAIAGDNRTKGEGYTFNSVTKPAKVGNLSITNVTTTSVSLDWTNLEGNATSYFVQWTAGRDPISDTTNVTFFIINNLIPGSQYNITVAAVAVNPSNKGEETLTTTFTKPEKPENIMIVSRGTGYLKINWTLPKGRADHYVVNISNERLMYSNITADTSALFTNLLPGRIYVITVTSVAGDLSEISDSSLFATEPTPPGSIIIVQRTNSSLHLKWATPAMMEGAPNIGYHIKFQTEGGEVQNKSTSVNYTELSSLSSGTSYNITVQTVGPQNLWSTVIHNSAFTLPNPVLNLKASPKSTTSVEVKWSDPQGFKPHYKYLVKAYNNTGALFSQTAERNSIDVPSLEPGTRYDINVTTIAAAESESTVEQTFSYTMPKAVTNLEVGVSTRTIHLTWLRQSDHKASYSYLVIALQDAKMVQNDSTQVENYTFTDLTPGTLYTFDVFTVVEGVRSEVESTSNYTEPESATDITAIGSTTTMTVSWTQAVGEVGSYTILLYKGTMLVRNATNLSNTTVKKEFLNLTPGVLYCVEVITKSGPYEIANPHVCNATFPTPPGSIEVESQTVESINFTWGLPNGMDHNQYNFSVSTFNGSFLTGNNWFLLDKLQSGSPYSISVVTVGVKNYESTAVTTQKFTRPYPVTKLRPSEITTNAMTLVWEQLESKPQYSYVVQTTNGSFSQNETVLNKTITITGLLSGSNYSFTVTTQAADGTPAAPETVSYFTRPHGIRQLEAETLNTSAVRLVWMTPLEYKTEYTYRVETTGCGSKNNTLAENYTEISQLTAGTNCTFCVFVRAENDIEGEAHCTSQYTKPEAVQPSITSAGSNSSILVSWTKPSGNVERYKVYLNSTATSLKEAELDSTKNSTILFDSLPAGSLYTAVVFTHSGPFKASSEFITNATFPNPPGAIDIQMKTNGSIYITWEEAPGMSSASFHYLLTDLLSPGGEYITANTTSHNFTSLLSGTSYNISVATVGVMDFKSEKVQVHMVTTRPFSVKYPIALPAEESITVKWAEPDEYKESYRYNLTWKNSDGRHGEKLIKENETKIESLVPGTLYDIGVTTQTFDGTEGATIKISSCTNASPVKNLVCEAPNTTNAKVILSWVKPSGRHSGFQVTVNDGEIINSTNICCTHTVSGLRHYTQYSLTVETQSCGRPSTPTSVLCQTGITNPPVPDNSEKLVKVDNKEHYRFSLQIDSSLLDNTSGPITYVGVLVTDKIPGDTSNLTKYLGKTYEQWKSGDTSVYLATVRKNSFPKKSRRTVREIISQSRNGGSFLNIDIGDKTTWEGYTNGVLDANKDYRYAIALFTSLNLQNKLVDLQVSLVSVTQFYPAVSLPQNPVVIGIAVGATLGIFCVLFIILIGFIVYWKRLSNKESSDIQIHSLRSKVSVEVRVEDYEAYYKKQKADSNCGFAEEFEDLKLVGTAQSKTNALTLENKPKNRYNNVLPYDSSRVKLSIVHGSPYDDYINANYMPGYNSRKEFIAAQGPLPTTVNDFWRMIWEKNVQTLVMLTRCNEQGRVKCEQYWASGIKHFENITVTTTSEIPLEDWTIRDFTIKNVKTAETRSVRHFHFTAWPDHGVPQTTELLISFRHLVREHMDQYSRHSPTVVHCSAGVGRTGTFIAIDRLIFQIERENIVDVYGIVHDLRMHRPLMVQTEDQYVFLNQCAMDIIRSRTGTNVDLIYQNTAALSIYENIEPKKSFPKNGYRNS, from the exons atgtttCACTGTCATCTTTTCTACATTGCGTTCGCCTCTCTGTCCTCAGAGCCTGAAGTAGTCAGGAACCTCAATGTCAGTGAAATCACAacgtcctctgtgtctctgacctGGACTAAACCAGAGGGAAAGAGCTCTTTCTATAGAGTTCAGTGGACTGATGGAAATGTAACTGACAGTGGCAATGTGACTGAAGCACATATAAACATTACTAACCTGACTGCCGGTGTCCAGTATGAAATAACTGTCACTGCAGTGGCAGGTGACAGCAGTACTGAAGGACGCAGTGAAGCTGTTTCTCAGTATACAA AGCCTGAAGTAGTCAGGAACCTCAATGTCAGTGAAATCACAacgtcctctgtgtctctgagctgGACTGAACCAGAGGGAAAGAGCTCTTTCTATAGGGTTCAGTGGATTGATGGAAATTTGAATCACAGTCGTATTTTGAatgaaacacacataaacatcacTGATCTGACTGCAGGAGAGCAGTACAACTTTACCATAGTTTCGGTGGCTGGAGATCAGAAAACTTTAGGAGAGGCAAAGACGATTTCACTGTATACAA AGCCTGAAGTAGTCAGGAACCTCAATGTCAGTGAAATCACAACATCCTCTATATCTCTGATGTGGACTAAACCAGAGGGAAAGAGCTCTTTCTATAGAGTTCAGTGGACTCATGGAAATGTAACTGGCCGTGACAATGTGACTGAAGCACATAAAAACATTACTAACCTGACTGCCGGTGTCCAGTATGAAATAACTGTCACTGCAGTGGCAGGTGACAGCAGTACTGAAGGACGCAGTGAAGCCATTTCTCAGTACACAA GACCCGGTCAAATTGGGAAACATACTGACTTCACAAACACGTCCTCCATCTTTGTGAACTGGACGTCACCTCCTGGTGAGGTGTTCCTGTACCGGGTGGAGTGGCATAACAATGGAGTGCTATTGATCATATACACCAACAATACTTTTACTGTGCTGTCAGACCTGATCCCCGGTACTACCTACATAATCACAATAACTGCCATAGCTGGAGACAATCGCACAAAAGGAGAGGGTTACACATTCAACTCAGTCACAA AACCTGCTAAGGTCGGGAATCTCTCCATAACCAATGTCACAACGACGTCTGTCTCTCTGGACTGGACTAACCTAGAGGGCAATGCTACCTCGTACTTCGTTCAGTGGACTGCCGGTAGAGACCCCATTAGTGACACCACAAATGTAACCTTCTTCATTATCAATAATTTAATCCCGGGATCCCAGTACAACATTACAGTGGCTGCTGTTGCTGTAAATCCCTCAAACAAAGGAGAAGAAACCCTCACAACTACCTTCACAA AGCCTGAGAAGCCTGAGAACATAATGATTGTTTCACGAGGAACTGGTTACCTGAAAATCAACTGGACTTTGCCTAAAGGGAGGGCTGATCACTATGTGGTGAACATCTCAAATGAGAGACTGATGTATAGCAACATAACAGCAGACACCTCAGCCCTCTTCACTAATTTATTACCTGGGAGAATCTATGTTatcacagtgacctctgtgGCTGGAGACTTAAGTGAGATTTCTGATTCATCTTTATTTGCCACTG AGCCCACACCTCCTGGTTCCATCATCATCGTTCAGAGGACAAACTCTTCGCTCCATCTGAAGTGGGCGACTCCTGCTATGATGGAGGGCGCTCCAAACATCGGCTACCATATCAAATTCCAGACTGAGGGTGGTGaggtacaaaataaaagcacctcAGTCAATTACACAGAGCTCTCCTCGCTTTCCTCTGGAACCTCATACAACATAACTGTGCAAACAGTTGGACCTCAGAATTTATGGAGCACGGTCATTCATAATTCTGCTTTCACCC tGCCCAACCCTGTGTTGAACCTCAAAGCCAGTCCTAAATCCACCACCTCAGTAGAAGTGAAATGGTCAGATCCGCAGGGCTTCAAGCCGCATTACAAATATTTAGTTAAAGCCTACAATAATACAGGAGCACTGTTTAGTCAAACAGCTGAACGTAATAGCATTGATGTACCCAGCCTGGAGCCAGGAACCAGATATGATATTAATGTCACAACGATAGCAGCAGCGGAAAGTGAATCCACAGTGGAACAGACATTCAGCTATACAA TGCCCAAAGCAGTGACCAACCTCGAAGTGGGTGTGAGCACAAGGACCATTCATCTGACGTGGCTCAGACAAAGTGACCATAAAGCTTCCTACTCCTACCTGGTGATAGCGCTCCAGGATGCCAAGATGGTTCAGAATGATTCAACTCAAGTTGAGAATTACACTTTCACCGATCTGACCCCTGGAACCTTGTACACTTTTGATGTGTTTACAGTTGTAGAAGGGGTCAGGTCCGAAGTGGAGAGCACATCAAATTACACAG AGCCTGAATCAGCTACTGACATCACAGCTATAGGAAGCACAACTACCATGACAGTGAGTTGGACACAAGCAGTTGGGGAGGTGGGGTCCTACACCATCCTCCTGTACAAAGGCACAATGTTGGTTAGAAACGCCACAAATCTGAGCAACACTACTGTGAAGAAAGAGTTTCTCAACCTCACACCAGGAGTGCTTTACTGTGTGGAAGTGATCACCAAAAGTGGACCATATGAGATAGCAAACCCACATGTTTGCAATGCAACAT TTCCCACCCCTCCTGGTTCCATTGAAGTGGAGTCTCAGACTGTGGAGTCCATCAACTTCACCTGGGGCCTTCCAAACGGCATGGACCATAATCAATACAACTTTAGTGTGTCCACCTTCAATGGCTCCTTTCTGACTGGGAACAACTGGTTCTTGCTGGACAAGCTCCAGTCTGGAAGCCCCTATAGTATCTCTGTTGTTACTGTGGGCGTGAAGAACTATGAGAGCACCGCAGTGACAACACAAAAATTTACCA GGCCGTATCCTGTAACTAAGCTGAGACCATCAGAAATCACCACAAACGCAATGACCTTGGTGTGGGAGCAGCTGGAGAGCAAACCTCAGTACTCATATGTGGTGCAGACCACCAACGGctctttttctcaaaatgagacTGTTTTAAACAAAACCATAACAATCACTGGACTTCTCTCTGGGAGCAACTACAGCTTCACTGTCACCACACAGGCAGCAGATGGGACTCCGGCAGCTCCAGAGACAGTGTCCTACTTTACTC GTCCGCATGGTATTAGACAGTTGGAAGCTGAAACGTTAAACACAAGTGCTGTACGTCTGGTTTGGATGACACCACTGGAGTACAAGACTGAATATACATATCGAGTTGAGACTACAGGCTGTGGCTCCAAAAACAACACTCTTGCAGAAAATTACACAGAGATCTCACAGCTCACTGCGGGAACCAACTGcaccttctgtgtttttgtcagggCAGAGAATGATATCGAAGGGGAAGCACACTGCACCTCTCAGTACACCA AGCCTGAGGCTGTGCAACCCAGTATTACCAGCGCGGGCTCCAATAGTTCAATCCTGGTGTCATGGACCAAACCTTCTGGGAATGTGGAGCGCTATAAGGTTTATCTAAACAGCACTGCCACATCTTTAAAGGAGGCAGAGCTGGACTCCACAAAAAACTCCACAATTCTGTTTGACAGCTTACCTGCTGGAAGTCTATACACTGCTGTGGTGTTCACACACAGTGGACCCTTCAAAGCATCGTCTGAATTTATTACGAATGCAACTT TCCCTAACCCTCCTGGGGCAATTGACATCCAGATGAAGACAAACGGCTCCATTTACATCACATGGGAGGAAGCACCTGGGATGTCCAGTGCATCGTTTCATTACTTGTTGACTGACCTATTATCCCCGGGAGGAGAATACATCACGGCCAACACCACCAGTCATAATTTTACCTCTCTACTTTCCGGGACTTCCTACAACATCTCCGTAGCAACAGTGGGTGTGATGGATTTTAAGAGTGAGAAGGTTCAGGTCCACATGGTCACAACAC GGCCGTTCAGTGTGAAGTATCCTATAGCTTTGCCAGCAGAGGAGAGCATCACAGTGAAGTGGGCCGAACCCGACGAATACAAGGAAAGCTATCGTTACAATCTGACCTGGAAAAACTCAGATGGGCGCCATGGAGAAAAATTAATcaaagaaaatgagacaaaaattgAATCCCTGGTTCCTGGCACGCTCTATGATATAGGTGTCACCACACAGACGTTTGATGGAACCGAAGGTGCTACAATAAAGATTTCCAGCTGCACAA ATGCAAGCCCAGTGAAAAATCTTGTATGTGAAGCTCCCAACACAACAAATGCAAAAGTCATCCTGTCCTGGGTGAAACCCAGTGGCCGGCACTCTGGCTTCCAGGTCACTGTAAACGATGGCGAGATCATCAACTCAACAAACATCTGTTGTACTCACACTGTGTCCGGCCTTCGCCACTATACTCAATACAGTCTGACCGTGGAGACTCAGAGCTGTGGACGACCCAGCACTCCTACGTCTGTTCTCTGCCAGACAGGCATCACAA atCCACCTGTTCCAGACAACTCTGAGAAACTGGTGAAAGTGGATAACAAGGAGCACTACAGGTTCAGCCTTCAGATTGACTCCAGCCTGCTGGATAACACCAGTGGTCCAATCACATATGTTGGTGTGCTGGTGACGGATAAGATCCCTG GTGACACAAGTAATCTGACAAAGTACTTGGGAAAAACATATGAGCAGTGGAAGTCAGGTGATACTTCAGTATACCTGGCAACAGTCAGAAAAAACAGCTTTCCAAAAAAGAGCAGGAGAACAGTCAGAGAAATCATCTCCCAATCACGCAATGGAGGGAGCTTTCTGAACATAGACATAGGAGACAAAACCACATGGGAGGGCTACACGAATGGTGTTCTGGATGCCAATAAAGACTACAG ATATGCTATTGCGTTGTTCACCAGTCTGAATCTGCAAAACAAGCTTGTGGATCTTCAAGTTTCACTGGTGTCAGTTACACAATTTTATCCTGCTGTTTCACTCCCACAAAACCCAG TTGTCATCGGCATTGCAGTCGGGGCAACATTGGGGATTTTTTGCGTTCTCTTCATCATCCTCATAGGCTTCATTGTTTACTGGAAAAG GTTATCCAACAAAGAATCATCAGACATCCAGATTCATTCCCTGAG ATCTAAAGT AAGTGTGGAGGTGAGGGTGGAGGACTATGAGGCTTACTACAAGAAGCAGAAAGCAGACTCCAACTGTGGCTTTGCTGAAGAGTTTGAG gacCTGAAGCTTGTTGGTACAGCTcagtcaaaaacaaatgctcTGACGTTGGAGAACAAGCCCAAGAACCGCTACAACAATGTGCTTCCCT ATGACTCCTCTAGGGTGAAACTCTCTATTGTCCATGGGAGTCCATATGATGACTACATCAATGCTAACTACATGCCG GGGTACAACTCCAGGAAGGAGTTTATTGCAGCTCAGGGTCCTTTGCCCACCACAGTCAACGATTTCTGGAGGATGATCTGGGAGAAGAACGTCCAGACGCTGGTCATGCTGACACGCTGTAATGAACAGGGACGA